ATAAATTTAAAAATATTCAAGATAAAAGAAGGGTTTCTCTCTTTATTTTAGAATTCAATTTATTAATGTTTATTAACAAAGAAAACCAGCTCTTGAGCTGGTTTTCTAGTAAATGACTTACATCATACAAATATATTCATATTACCATTTTAGCGTAACTCTTCGATTCGGAGCAGTACAGGTAATATTCTGAATAGTACGACCATCATCTAAACACTGTTGAAACTGTTCTGTCTTATTGGCAGCAATTATTTTGATTTTAGATGAATCAATACCTGCTCGTATTAGAATGTTTTCAACCGTTTTTGCACGCTCTAAAGATAATTTTTGGTTATAACTATAACCGCCAATGACATCGGTATATCCGGTTATGGTAATTTCCGTAGCGTTATCATGCTTAATACTGTTCACAATATTATCAATGACACTTTGATTATTTATTATCGACTCTACACCAAAACGATCAAACTCAAAGAGAATGTGACTACCATTTCTATCCTCCTGAGTAGGCTGCTCTTTAACCTCATTATTAACACCCCAATCAATAAAGCCTTGGCAATCCTCTCCTTTCCAATACAAACTCTCACCTAAATAGTTTTTATCAAAATCAATGCGTAATTGACATCTTTTATAGGTTTGAGTATTTGGCACTCTAATATCTAAAACATAATTCCAAGTTTTTATAAAAAAAACCCCCTCACTAAACTGTGGATTTCCCAATAAGTGCCTATAATGGTCTTTTGTTAAGCCTGTTGCGATATTGGCAACTGTTCCATATTCATATCGTTGAACTTGTTTTAAATAACTAGATTGAAGATTTGGGAAAGTTATTTCCTTCTCGCTATCTACTAAAATATCTGTTTTTGCTTCAGAAACTTGCGTAAACAACCCTAAAATAATACAAGCGTATACTACTATTTTTTTTTGCATAATAAATAAATCTTACATAACAAATTATTTGATAGAGGGGTTTCCCCCTCTCATTTTCAGTACTTAATTAATGACACTCGAAACACCTATACGAACTAGTGGAGAGCCGTCCGTACCGCCAGCCACACCACCAGTTAATGACCAACGGCCATTATCTGCAGTACGACGTAACGTTGCTCCTATTGCTGTTTTCTCATTGTAATGAGCTGCGCCCACAGCATAAGTCCACTTACCTGAAATAAATGGCGCTTGCTCTAGAGCAGCAGTTGCAGCAATACCTGTAGATAAATTATCTTCCAATTTATCTATTCGGTTATTTGTATATCTAAATGCTTGCTCTAAATTGTTAGATAAATTAGCAACACGGCCATCAATGGCACCAAGAGCATCACCCACATTATTGTAATTTCCATCCGCAACGTTATATGTTGGTGCAGAAATGTTTCCATTATTGTCTATTGTCGAGTTACCACCAAAATGGTCTGCAATATCCTGTCCAATATTATGTAACTGCGACCCATTAATGGCTTCTGTAGAGTCTTGATTTACAGCTCCATCGGCTATACCAGAAATTTTATTCCCGCCTGCGTTAATTCCATCAGCAGAAATATGAACATCTCCAACATTAATGTTTTCAGATGTTACTGAATTAAAACTAACATCCTTCTCTGTCGCAACAACATAAATGGCATGGCCGTCTTTACTATCAATTTCTTTATTGACAACTATATTTGTACCATTTTTTACTTCTGTTTTTGCAGAATCTACATTTTTACTCAAGTTATTTGATACTTGAGCCAATTGATCTTCTGTAGCAGCACGACCTGAAGTAATGTCATCGGAATCCCAAGTCGTATTGGTTAAACCATCAATTACACCTTGATCACCATTCACATCAACTTTCCCAACATTAATAGATCCATTTACGCCATCGATATGTATTTTATCTCCAACCGTAAACTTATCTTCTAAAGCAATTTGTACCTCTAATCCATTATTTGTGACTTTTACTCCACCATTACCATTAAATTGAACAGTATCACCAGAAGCAACCTTCTCAGCATCACCACCTGTTTTCAGATTCCAACCACTGTTTACGGTATTTGTCAGCTCCTGAAGTTGCTCCATATTCACCGCATCTTTGCCATCTTTGCCTGCAGTTAGATTGCTGATGCGTCCATCTTCTTGGAAGCTCACGCCATCTTTGCCGTCTTTGCCTTTAACGCCAATAGCACCATCTTTACCCACCAATGACATGCCTGGTAGGCCATCTTTACCATTGAATGAAATTGATGCATCTTTGCCATCTTTGCCAGTTACAGTCAGTCCTGAGAATTCTGGACGTTCTGCCATTTGCAGCATGATGTTGCCGTTTTCATCTGCTACGGTTTTGAGGTTTTGACCGCTGTATGTTCCTGCTGTCGTCGCTTCACCTTTGATCGTGGTTTTTTCACCCAGATTGCGGTGGAACTCGCCTTCATTTCCAGCAAAGTCTAAGCCTTTAGCGATGAGATCTTGATCTAATGCATCGAGTTGGTCTTTATTCACCGCATCTTTGCCATCTTTGCCTGCAGTTAGATTGCTGATGCGTCCATCTTCTTGGAAGCTCACGCCATCTTTGCCGTCTTTGCCTTTAACGCCAATAGCACCATCTTTACCCACCAATGACATGCCTGGTAGGCCATCTTTACCATTGAATGAAATTGATGCATCTTTGCCATCTTTGCCAGTTACAGTCAGTCCTGAGAATTCTGGACGTTCTGCCATTTGCAGCATGATGTTGCCGTTTTCATCTGCTACGGTTTTGAGGTTTTGACCGCTGTATGTTCCTGCTGTCGTCGCTTCACCTTTGATCGTGGTTTTTTCACCCAGATTGCGGTGGAACTCGCCTTCATTTCCAGCAAAGTCTAAGCCTTTAGCGATGAGATCTTGATCTAATGCATCGAGTTGGTCTTTATTCACCGCATCTTTGCCATCTTTGCCTGCAGTTAGATTGCTGATGCGTCCATCTTCTTGGAAGCTCACGCCATCTTTGCCGTCTTTGCCTTTAACGCCAATAGCACCATCTTTACCCACCAATGACATGCCTGGTAGGCCATCTTTACCATTGAATGAAATTGATGCATCTTTGCCATCTTTGCCAGTTACAGTCAGTCCTGAGAATTCTGGACGTTCTGCCATTTGCAGCATGATGTTGCCGTTTTCATCTGCTACGGTTTTGAGGTTTTGACCGCTGTATGTTCCTGCTGTCGTCGCTTCACCTTTGATCGTGGTTTTTTCACCCAGATTGCGGTGGAACTCGCCTTCATTTCCAGCAAAGTCTAAGCCTTTAGCGATGAGATCTTGATCTAATGCATCGAGTTGGTCTTTATTCACCGCATCTTTGCCATCTTTGCCTGCAGTTAGATTGCTGATGCGTCCATCTTCTTGGAAGCTCACGCCATCTTTGCCGTCTTTGCCTTTAACGCCAATAGCACCATCTTTACCCACCAATGACATGCCTGGTAGGCCATCTTTACCATTGAATGAAATTGATGCATCTTTGCCATCTTTGCCAGTTACAGTCAGTCCTGAGAATTCTGGACGTTCTGCCATTTGCAGCATGATGTTGCCGTTTTCATCTGCTACGGTTTTGAGGTTTTGACCGCTGTATGTTCCTGCTGTCGTCGCTTCACCTTTGATCGTGGTTTTTTCACCCAGATTGCGGTGGAACTCGCCTTCATTCCCAGCAAAGTCTAAGCCTTTAGCGATGAGATCTTGATCTAATGCATCGAGTTGGTCTTTATTCACCGCATCTTTGCCATCTTTGCCTGCAGTTAGATTGCTGATGCGTCCATCTTCTTGGAAGCTCACGCCATCTTTGCCGTCTTTGCCTTTAACGCCAATAGCACCATCTTTACCCACCAATGACATGCCTGGTAGGCCATCTTTACCATTGAATGAAATTGATGCATCTTTGCCATCTTTGCCAGTTACAGTCAGTCCTGAGAATTCTGGACGTTCTGCCATTTGCAGCATGATGTTGCCGTTTTCATCTGCTACGGTTTTGAGGTTTTGACCGCTGTATGTTCCTGCTGTCGTCGCTTCACCTTTGATCGTGGTTTTTTCACCCAGATTGCGGTGGAACTCGCCTTCATTTCCAGCAAAGTCTAAGCCTTTAGCGATGAGATCTTGATCTAATGCATCGAGTTGGTCTTTATTCACCGCATCTTTGCCATCTTTGCCTGCAGTTAGATTGCTGATGCGTCCATCTTCTTGGAAGCTCACGCCATCTTTGCCGTCTTTGCCTTTAACGCCAATAGCACCATCTTTACCCACCAATGACATGCCTGGTAGGCCATCTTTACCATTGAATGAAATTGATGCATCTTTGCCATCTTTGCCAGTTACAGTCAGTCCTGAGAATTCTGGACGTTCTGCCATTTGCAGCATGATGTTGCCGTTTTCATCTGCTACGGTTTTGAGGTTTTGACCGCTGTATGTTCCTGCTGTCGTCGCTTCACCTTTGATCGTGGTTTTTTCACCCAGATTGCGGTGGAACTCGCCTTCATTTCCAGCAAAGTCTAAGCCTTTAGCGATGAGATCTTGATCTAATGCATCGAGTTGGTCTTTATTCACCGCATCTTTGCCATCTTTGCCTGCAGTTAGATTGCTGATGCGTCCATCTTCTTGGAAGCTCACGCCATCTTTGCCGTCTTTGCCTTTAACGCCAATAGCACCATCTTTACCCACCAATGACATGCCTGGTAGGCCATCTTTACCATTGAATGAAATTGATGCATCTTTGCCATCTTTGCCAGTTACAGTCAGTCCTGAGAATTCTGGACGTTCTGCCATTTGCAGCATGATGTTGCCGTTTTCATCTGCTACGGTTTTGAGGTTTTGACCGCTGTATGTTCCTGCTGTCGTCGCTTCACCTTTGATCGTGGTTTTTTCACCCAGATTGCGGTGGAACTCGCCTTCATTCCCAGCAAAGTCTAAGCCTTTAGCGATGAGATCTTGATCTAATGCATCGAGTTGGTCTTTATTCACCGCATCTTTGCCATCTTTGCCTGCAGTTAGATTGCTGATGCGTCCATCTTCTTGGAAGCTCACGCCATCTTTGCCGTCTTTGCCTTTAACGCCAATAGCACCATCTTTACCCACCAATGACATGCCTGGTAGGCCATCTTTACCATTGAATGAAATTGATGCATCTTTGCCATCTTTGCCAGTTACAGTCAGTCCTGAGAATTCTGGACGTTCTGCCATTTGCAGCATGATGTTGCCGTTTTCATCTGCTACGGTTTTGAGGTTTTGACCGCTGTATGTTCCTGCTGTCGTCGCTTCACCTTTGATCGTGGTTTTTTCACCCAGATTGCGGTGGAACTCGCCTTCATTTCCAGCAAAGTCTAAGCCTTTAGCGATGAGATCTTGATCTAATGCATCGAGTTGGTCTTTATTCACCGCATCTTTGCCATCTTTGCCTGCAGTTAGATTGCTGATGCGTCCATCTTCTTGGAAGCTCACGCCATCTTTGCCGTCTTTGCCTTTAACGCCAATAGCACCATCTTTACCCACCAATGACATGCCTGGTAGGCCATCTTTACCATTGAATGAAATTGATGCATCTTTGCCATCTTTGCCAGTTACAGTCAGTCCTGAGAATTCTGGACGTTCTGCCATTTGCAGCATGATGTTGCCGTTTTCATCTGCTACGGTTTTGAGGTTTTGACCGCTGTATGTTCCTGCTGTCGTCGCTTCACCTTTGATCGTGGTTTTTTCACCCAGATTGCGGTGGAACTCGCCTTCATTCCCAGCAAAGTCTAAGCCTTTAGCGATGAGATCTTGATCTAATGCATCGAGTTGGTCTTTATTCACCGCATCTTTGCCATCTTTGCCTGCAGTTAGATTGCTGATGCGTCCATCTTCTTGGAAGCTCACGCCATCTTTGCCGTCTTTGCCTTTAACGCCAATAGCACCATCTTTACCCACCAATGACATGCCTGGTAGGCCATCTTTACCATTGAATGAAATTGATGCATCTTTGCCATCTTTGCCAGTTACAGTCAGTCCTGAGAATTCTGGACGTTCTGCCATTTGCAGCATGATGTTGCCGTTTTCATCTGCTACGGTTTTGAGGTTTTGACCGCTGTATGTTCCTGCTGTCGTCGCTTCACCTTTGATCGTGGTTTTTTCACCCAGATTGCGGTGGAACTCGCCTTCATTTCCAGCAAAGTCTAAGCCTTTAGCGATGAGATCTTGATCTAATGCATCGAGTTGGTCTTTATTCACCGCATCTTTGCCATCTTTGCCTGCAGTTAGATTGCTGATGCGTCCATCTTCTTGGAAGCTCACGCCATCTTTGCCGTCTTTGCCTTTAACGCCAATAGCACCATCTTTACCCACCAATGACATGCCTGGTAGGCCATCTTTACCATTGAATGAAATTGATGCATCTTTGCCATCTTTGCCAGTTACAGTCAGTCCTGAGAATTCTGGACGTTCTGCCATTTGCAGCATGATGTTGCCGTTTTCATCTGCTACGGTTTTGAGGTTTTGACCGCTGTATGTTCCTGCTGTCGTCGCTTCACCTTTGATCGTGGTTTTTTCACCCAGATTGCGGTGGAACTCGCCTTCATTCCCAGCAAAGTCTAAGCCTTTAGCGATGAGATCTTGATCTAATGCATCGAGTTGGTCTTTATTCACCGCATCTTTGCCATCTTTGCCTGCAGTTAGATTGCTGATGCGTCCATCTTCTTGGAAGCTCACGCCATCTTTGCCGTCTTTGCCTTTAACGCCAATAGCACCATCTTTACCCACCAATGACATGCCTGGTAGGCCATCTTTACCATTGAATGAAATTGATGCATCTTTGCCATCTTTGCCAGTTACAGTCAGTCCTGAGAATTCTGGACGTTCTGCCATTTGCAGCATGATGTTGCCGTTTTCATCTGCTACGGTTTTGAGGTTTTGACCGCTGTATGTTCCTGCTGTCGTCGCTTCACCTTTGATCGTGGTTTTTTCACCCAGATTGCGGTGGAACTCGCCTTCATTTCCAGCAAAGTCTAAGCCTTTAGCGATGAGATCTTGATCTAATGCATCGAGTTGGTCTTTATTCACCGCATCTTTGCCATCTTTGCCTGCAGTTAGATTGCTGATGCGTCCATCTTCTTGGAAGCTCACGCCATCTTTGCCGTCTTTGCCTTTAACGCCAATAGCACCATCTTTACCCACCAATGACATGCCTGGTAGGCCATCTTTACCATTGAATGAAATTGATGCATCTTTGCCATCTTTGCCAGTTACAGTCAGTCCTGAGAATTCTGGACGTTCTGCCATTTGCAGCATGATGTTGCCGTTTTCATCTGCTACGGTTTTGAGGTTTTGACCGCTGTATGTTCCTGCTGTCGTCGCTTCACCTTTGATCGTGGTTTTTTCACCCAGATTGCGGTGGAACTCGCCTTCATTTCCAGCAAAGTCTAAGCCTTTAGCGATGAGATCTTGATCTAATGCATCGAGTTGGTCTTTATTCACCGCATCTTTGCCATCTTTGCCTGCAGTTAGATTGCTGATGCGTCCATCTTCTTGGAAGCTCACGCCATCTTTGCCGTCTTTGCCTTTAACGCCAATAGCACCATCTTTACCCACCAATGACATGCCTGGTAGGCCATCTTTACCATTGAATGAAATTGATGCATCTTTGCCATCTTTGCCAGTTACAGTCAGTCCTGAGAATTCTGGACGTTCTGCCATTTGCAGCATGATGTTGCCGTTTTCATCTGCTACGGTTTTGAGGTTTTGACCGCTGTATGTTCCTGCTGTCGTCGCTTCACCTTTGATCGTGGTTTTTTCACCCAGATTGCGGTGGAACTCGCCTTCATTTCCAGCAAAGTCTAAGCCTTTAGCGATGAGATCTTGATCTAATGCATCGAGTTGGTCTTTATTCACCGCATCTTTGCCATCTTTGCCTGCAGTTAGATTGCTGATGCGTCCATCTTCTTGGAAGCTCACGCCATCTTTGCCGTCTTTGCCTTTAACGCCAATAGCACCATCTTTACCCACCAATGACATGCCTGGTAGGCCATCTTTACCATTGAATGAAATTGATGCATCTTTGCCATCTTTGCCAGTTACAGTCAGTCCTGAGAATTCTGGACGTTCTGCCATTTGCAGCATGATGTTGCCGTTTTCATCTGCTACGGTTTTGAGGTTTTGACCGCTGTATGTTCCTGCTGTCGTCGCTTCACCTTTGATCGTGGTTTTTTCACCCAGATTGCGGTGGAACTCGCCTTCATTCCCAGCAAAGTCTAAGCCTTTAGCGATGAGATCTTGATCTAATGCATCGAGTTGGTCTTTATTCACCGCATCTTTGCCATCTTTGCCTGCAGTTAGATTGCTGATGCGTCCATCTTCTTGGAAGCTCACGCCATCTTTGCCGTCTTTGCCTTTAACGCCAATAGCACCATCTTTACCCACCAATGACATGCCTGGTAGGCCATCTTTACCATTGAATGAAATTGATGCATCTTTGCCATCTTTGCCAGTTACAGTCAGTCCTGAGAATTCTGGACGTTCTGCCATTTGCAGCATGATGTTGCCGTTTTCATCTGCTACGGTTTTGAGGTTTTGACCGCTGTATGTTCCTGCTGTCGTCGCTTCACCTTTGATCGTGGTTTTTTCACCCAGATTGCGGTGGAACTCGCCTTCATTCCCAGCAAAGTCTAAGCCTTGATCAATAGAAGTAATCGTCAGTTTATTACCATTTTGATCTAGCTTTATATTTTTTCCAGCTACAAATTCAAACGTATCTCCAGATTTTATATCGCTTGTTGTTCCAGATGTTTTTGCGATCCAACCTGTTTGTTTTAATTGTGCGACATTTACAGCATCTGTATCTTTTGTACCTGCTGCTAAGTTTGTAATCTGTCTAGTTGCATTATTTGCAGCATCACCAACAGAAATACTGCCATTTGAAGACGTGCCAAGCCCATTATTTGTTTTCGTAAATGGGTTGTATCCTGCAACACCCCCAGCAATATTAGCAACAGAACCATTACCAATGGCAATCGTATCATCAGCCATAGTTTTGGCATTAGATCCGATCACTATGCTATTTTTACCCGATGCCTTAGAGTTATTACCAACAACAAAGGTATTATCAGATACCGTACTACTAAGATTCCCTAAAATGTACGATGAACTAACGGAACTTATACTATTAGATATACCAAAAGCTCCAGATTCAAAACCTTGAATATTATTTGATGTCCCTAATACTGAAGAGTGTTGACCTGATACAGTATTTTTATGACCAAAGGCCGAGCTTTGAGCTGCGTTTACATTATTTTCGTGACCAAATGCCGAGCTTTGAGCTGCCTCAACATTATTTGAAAAACCAAATGCTAATGATTGTAGTTTAGACGCAACATTACCGCCCCCAAAAGCATGGGATTCTGAACCTAGAGCTTTGTTACCATAACCAATAGCTGTACCAGCTGGTGTAAAATATGTATAAATTACATTGCCAATTTGTTCTTTTCCATCAAAAGAACCACCACTACTTTCGTTTAAGAAACCAACAGCTGTACCTGCATAGGCTATACCTACTGTATTACCACCACCGATGACTACACTTCCTGCCTTTGTAGTGTCATCTTTCGCTTTATTGTTCACCACTTTATTTTTATCAGTTACAAATCCTGTTCCTATTGGATCTGGATTTGGAACTTCTATATTAATCGTAGCGTTCGCTAAATTAGACATGCTGATTAAAATTGAAGCCGCCAAAACATGTAAAGCGGTTTGAGGGTATGCGTTAGCTTTCAGAGGAGTTAAAACTTTCGTTTTAGTTGTTCTACCTTTATTTTTTGATAATGATGCCGCTTCAGAAACAACAACAAATTGTTCCTTAACTTTACTCCAAATTACTCTAAATACTTTATTCACAAAAAATACCACTTTAAAAATGGCACATTGTTTAAACCTACAATGTACACAAAAAAACCAAAAAAAACTTTACTTTTTAGAAAAAGTAATGAGTCTTTTAAACCGTCTTTATAAGAATCGCGGATTATATATATCAAAATTTAATATACATATATATATTATATGTATTATATATAACTTATTATAATGTATGAAAATTTAATTAATTTTCATACACTTCCAAAGTGAAATTTAACCATTCGTTAAAATAATTTTAATTAAAATAGATAATATAGGTAATAAAAAAACTGTATTTTTTTGATTAGATCTCTTTCATAAATCAAAAAATGATCTACCTTTTGCTTATTATTTGAGCCGAAGAATCTTGAACAATCATGCATAATCTTTGAATGAAATACATTGACTCAAAGAAGCTTTCTGAATCACAGTTTAAGCGATATACAGGCATCTCATGGTCAACCTTCTATTTAATGGTTGACCAATTGCAGAAGCATGTTCCTACGAAAAGCAGACCACCCAAATTGAGCATAAAGGATCAGATACTCCTGTGCTTAAATTATTGGCGTGAATACCGAACATTGTTCCATGTCGCAATAAGTTATGGTGTATCAGAGCCTACTGCTCCAAGAGTCATACGCCATGTGGAGGATTGCTTAATCAAGTCGGATCTATTTCACTTACCGAAGAGCTTACCTGAAGGTGAAGGTATAGATTGGAATATGGTAATCGTTGATGCCACGGAAATTCCAATACAAAGACCTAAAAAAACAGAAGAAAAGCTATAGTGGCAAGAAAAAAGCTCATACTTTCAAAGTTCAGGTCATTATTCATTATAAAACTCAGAAAATTTTAAGTTTATGCACTGATCGCGGTTCAGTACATGATTTTGAACTGTTTAAATACAACTTGAATCAGATTCCTAATGGTTCATTTGTTCTTGCAGATAAAGGTTATCAAGGGATTTATGCAGTGCCGAGAATAGCCTATTGCCATTAAAAGCAAAAAACGCTGTAAATTAGATCCTAAGCTAAAAATCGGTAGTGTCTAAATATGACGTGTTAACCACTTATCTTTCATGTCTTGATTGTATTTTAATAAAAACATATGCAAGACAGCTTCATGATTTTCTTTCTTCTTCGAAAAGCTTAAAGTTTTCCGTGTAAAACGTCCCAAGCGATTTCTTAATGTGGCATTGAACCGCTCAACATGGTTTGTTAAACCTGTATGTTTACCTACAGAGCGATGGGTATTCGGATCAAACACCTCAGCATAACTTGACCAATAATCACTACATGTTGCTAAATTAAAGTAGGCTGTGGGAATACGGCAACATAAATCTGTACACGTTTTATCATTGCGCTGACCACACACATAAGCGACGACCTGACGTGTACGACGGCATAGTGCAATCCAACTCCAAACCTTATGACGACGAGCTTTTACAAAGCTCCACAGTTCATCCAGTTCTAGAACATCTGTTGGATGAGCATCAAGTAATTCGTCACTCAATTTCCTGTTGTTTACTTTTTTCTATCCATCCCATGAGCGTTTGAGGTGCAACACCAAATAGACGCTGCATGCCTCTTAAACTGCCTCGTTCAAGATAAGTATTGATGATGAGTTCTTTTTGCTCTTCGGTATATTTGATTTTAGGTTTGAGCACACTTGATCGACCGCAATCTTTACATCTGAACTGCGCATTCCCGCTTTTATTATGCCCATTCTTATAAATATTTGCTGATTGGCAACGGGTACATAAGTAGCTTATCGTTTCTATGATCATATTTAATATCTGTTACTCAGGTATTCTCTGGATTATTCTAGATTAAACCACGTTAATTTTGCACACTACCGTTTTTTTATCATGCTTAAACATGGCTTAAAACCTGATCATCACGACAATAAAGCATAAAATAAGTTGATTGGTCGTTTTTTGGCTTGTGTTTTGGTCAAAAAACGCTATTATTCTCTCCACGTTGCCGGCATAGCTCAGTTGGTAGAGCAACTGACTTGTAATCAGTAGGTCCACAGTTCGAATCCGTGTGCCGGCACCATTTTATACTTAGCCTCGCTTTTTAGTGGGGCTTTGTTGTTTCTGGCGTTCGGTGATTCTCATCACGCTTTTTTGCTGTGATTTGAACATAGTCGATCAAACCTTCCGTATATAATTTTTGACACAACTTGGCTGTCATTTCAATTTTAAAGCGATCCATATGCTTATTTAAAGTAAGTTCTACTGGCGATTTTTTGGGTGTGGCTTGTTGTTGTTTTTGAATATAATGAGA
This genomic window from Acinetobacter sp. TGL-Y2 contains:
- a CDS encoding transposase-like zinc-binding domain-containing protein, giving the protein MIIETISYLCTRCQSANIYKNGHNKSGNAQFRCKDCGRSSVLKPKIKYTEEQKELIINTYLERGSLRGMQRLFGVAPQTLMGWIEKSKQQEIE